The Vibrio bathopelagicus genomic sequence TTGAGTTCTTTCTCCATTTCTTCCGCTACGTTCTGCAGACGCGGCAACGTATTCGCTGCAACACTGTCGGCCAGTTCGTGAACGTCATTATCTGAATTGAAAGCGTGGCGTTGTAATGAGACTACCGCCGAGCTTAGTGATACCTGATTGCTGTATACGCCGCGCATCATTTCCAACGCGTCTACCTGTTCAGGTTGTAGGTTCTTTAAGTGTTCAGTGAGCGGGTCGTATTTAACGACCGCTCGACGTGGCATGAGGTGACTCATCGGTGCACCTCCATCATTGCCAGTTTTAAAGGTTGATTTGAGTTGTTGTACGCCCAAAGCTCACCACCACCCGTAATCGTAATTCCTGCGGGGGCTTGTCTGTCCCCCATAACCGGAAGCCCGACCACGGCAGAAACATTGCTATCACCAATCATCGCTTCTACTTCCGTATCGCTAATGTTTTGGATAATCGCCTCTAGTCGTGTAACTGAGGCATTGAACAAACGTTTCTTTTCATTAGGGTTAATAAGCAAATGGTCACGACTGATAAAGCGTTGCGCCGTTTCTTGTCGAGTGGTCACGATTGAACGAATCTCACTGACTGCCAACGATTGAGCAAACTTCACCTGTGCAGGTGGGGTGGTTTTTAGATCACGTTTAGTGAGTTGGTACACCACTCGAATTGACACTGCATGAGGGTTAGAAATTTCAAGCTCTTTAAAGCTTTCAATATCTAACGTATCTCCCGCATCAACACGAATTTGTTCGCCGTTATCACTGCGAACATAGAGGTACTCTTGAGATTCACGGACAATCAGCCACTTATCAGAACCCACACCAAAACGTTTAACTTCATTAGCCTGTAAGGTTAGCTGTTTCATTTAGCCCCCTTAAAGGCCGTTGCGACCATTCCCACACCTGCTGCCACTGCAACTGCAATCGCAACTTTTGACATTTCTCCAGCACTGCCTGTTTGACTGCGAGAGGCGGTATTTTCTGCCATAAGCAAAGCGGCGCGGGCGTTCTCTCCCGATTGCGCCGCCATAGACTTAATGGCGGACGTTGTGTCTGCGCTGTTCATGCGCATACTGTCCAATGCCTTTTCTGTCACTTTGCGGTTGCTCTCTAGCGAGCTATCACCAAAGGCGAGTGCTTTTGATAGTGATTCCTGCCCGTTATCCAGCGCAGCTTTGGTCACATTCTCATTGCTGCTCAGTGCGGCCTTGCTGACGTTCTCATTGGATTGAATCGCATCAGAGCCAAGGCTTACCGCCTCCTTAATGGCGGCGGTATTGCTGTCTAGTGCGCTCTTGGTGATTTCGGTTGCCTTTTCCATTGCGGCATGGTCGGTCATGGTGATATCACCAATGTTCCCATTTACGCCCGAAATAACAACACCAAGGTTATCCCCACTAATGGCACTGGTGCCGCTAGTGTTGGTTGTGTTTGTAACGTTCTTACTTGAACTACTGCCACCGCCACCCATTAGCACCCCTCCCATGCGAGTGATAAAACCGATTCATGCTCTGTCTTATCTGCAACAACGAAACCAAACGCTTTAAGGATGCGTTCCATCCCACGACGCACCGTGTGATATTTAATTGAGCGATAACCTTGAGACTTCACCGCTTCAATAATGCAAGGAGCCGCTTTCACTAACCCCTTACCTGTCATAGCCAAAATCAAATACTCGTTATCACTGGTAACCAAACCAACAAAACGAACAGAGACACCCGCACCTTTTAAGTGGTAAAAGCTCGCCTGTTTATTACTGACTGCTTCACAACAAAATTGATATTCAGCCTTGGCACAATGCACCCCGTTAAATGCGGATTTAATCAGGGCAAATTGTGCTTTGATGTCAGCGCGAGTAGGTTTAATTAACATGAAATTCATTTCTTAAACGCCACCCACGCAATACCAAGAGCCAACAAGACAAACGGCAGGTTTTGAGCAAGGCTTTGCCCCGCACTCCCACCAAAATTGATAGCACCATTACGAATGCCACCAATCGAGTTAGTCCCTGTTGCCTCACTAGGGCCAGCCGAACCACCTCCAGCACTGATAGGCATAGAACCGCCCGCGCTTAAACCGCCGCCGATACCCGGTATCATTTGCCCCCCTTAATGACTCGATAAGCCACATAACAGCCGCCACTTACCGCCGCGACTTTTAATAATTTCGTTGCACCTGAACCAGACCAAAAGCCCGCCCCAAATCCAACGCCGCCCGCAACCAGAGGAAGAAGCACAATCAATGGCATGCTTCCCCCTTACTTTTTCACTGCAATAACCAACACCGTAAGCAATAACGCGACACCCAAACCGCCACCGACATACAACAATGTTTTGTCAGTCGTTTGGGGCAGCGGTGAACCTGTCACCGCGTTGCCATGATTATCTTTTACAGGCTGTTGGGGTTGCTGAGTCGTACCTGCGTTTTTCGATGAGTCGTCTTTGGTAGCGGTATCAATCAAGTTACCCATACCTTCACCTACATCATCCAGAAGCCCAGACCCAAAATCGGTTAAATCATCCCAAAAAGCCAAAAGTCACCCCCTACACTAAATCAGGGCGAACAACTTCCACTGACTCAACAATAATTGGAATAGAGCCGACAGGCTGATTGGTTTTCACTGTGAACTTAAGCTCCGAGCTATGTGCCGTTGGAAACAGTTCATCAATGTAAAAACCGCGCATGATTGGGTCGAAATGGAAGCAGCCCGCTTGCCAAAAACGGCGATTGCGTTTTGCTCGCATATCTTCCAAAGCTCGTGAAGAGTCAAAGACCTTCACAAAATCACGGTAGATTTGCAGTGTATGAATTTCATCACTTAAAAAGTGCATGCGGCGAACCAATTGAAGTGGGCCCGAAACAAGATCAAGAAACTCATTTTCTGTAGAGCTTGCTTGCATGGTTTGCTTTTTGATTTTTGGCACAACCACACGTGCAGGTTGACGCGCTGAAACGGTCGCCCATGCTTGCAATTGAACCTTGGGTGCATTCGCTTGAGAGGTAGAAGCAATTTCCACTTCTAGCGTAATGTTATCGCCCATTTCCGTTACCAGACCTGTGTAACGAACGCCGTTTTTCGTT encodes the following:
- a CDS encoding major capsid protein P2, with protein sequence MSAPTKLNSFTGADYGEKATLTIPIGPTYEEIFLETNLAAAQLRRITLTLNADEIIVLDGEFIKKLEAYKGLTQVDGFFTIPLSDITAKTKNGVRYTGLVTEMGDNITLEVEIASTSQANAPKVQLQAWATVSARQPARVVVPKIKKQTMQASSTENEFLDLVSGPLQLVRRMHFLSDEIHTLQIYRDFVKVFDSSRALEDMRAKRNRRFWQAGCFHFDPIMRGFYIDELFPTAHSSELKFTVKTNQPVGSIPIIVESVEVVRPDLV